The following proteins come from a genomic window of Kocuria palustris:
- a CDS encoding WecB/TagA/CpsF family glycosyltransferase produces MTSASSTAERADAREDAASAALDQQRSAHTPVQDSPGARRSQRRPCDEVDWLIIHQFDAARASPGGIDTVIRGILRHLDPAISVAVVGVDTTAGGDPERIGRWETHDFGGRRIRFLPVVSLDPADQARRMPHTLRLVAGVLRHRKALPPARRMQCHRMDTALTLSTLLRIPLAYVIHTQVSGSTGKSSDSFWRFAGQIHPRLEDLVIRRAVDVRVFSPARLEAVRRVAPRARAATTWWDPELVEQARREAPERDPHRLVWIGRIEKLKAPEFAVEAFAELVREDPETPWSLHFYGPGTESDALAQRIQHLPREVAGRITIHGRVEPQEVARVQASSGAFLMTTYPGYEGFPTVIVESLAAGLPVISTEGADPAGLVQDGRTGFTSSRDPREFAARIRDCLELDRDSLRTAVAALSAPAVVERLMPRPEPLEPSFRPSFQVLGDRLLLDGMEFMVGTEGQVDDELDRLAHSDRPELVVTANVDHVLTLRTSSALLAAYRTASMRLVDGMPLVGLARLLGLAQAERHTGADLLPHTAAVSAARGWRIVITGGADDVAAAAVERLRREHPGADLHHVPFPYMRGVNDPLSQEVIDRLAQLDPALVFLCLGSPKQEAWFEHWRQQLPPAVFVGAGAAVDFAAGTRRRAPRVLQMIGGEWTWRLVQEPRRMASRYLGRGPRFLGVIARSVLSERLRLRR; encoded by the coding sequence ATGACATCTGCATCGAGCACCGCTGAGAGGGCCGACGCCCGCGAGGACGCCGCGTCAGCGGCCCTCGACCAGCAGCGCAGCGCACACACACCGGTCCAGGACAGCCCCGGGGCACGCCGATCCCAGAGGCGTCCCTGCGACGAGGTGGACTGGCTGATCATCCACCAGTTCGATGCGGCCCGGGCCTCCCCCGGCGGCATCGACACCGTGATCCGCGGCATCCTGCGCCACCTCGACCCCGCGATCTCGGTGGCGGTCGTGGGGGTGGACACCACTGCGGGCGGGGACCCTGAGCGCATCGGCCGGTGGGAGACCCACGACTTCGGCGGGCGGAGAATCCGGTTCCTGCCCGTCGTAAGCCTGGACCCGGCGGATCAGGCGCGGCGGATGCCCCATACGCTCCGGCTCGTGGCCGGGGTGCTGCGCCATCGGAAGGCGCTGCCCCCGGCACGGCGCATGCAATGCCACCGCATGGACACAGCCCTGACGCTGTCGACGCTGCTGCGGATCCCGCTGGCCTACGTGATCCACACCCAGGTATCAGGCTCCACCGGGAAGTCCTCCGATTCCTTCTGGCGCTTCGCCGGACAGATCCACCCCCGGCTCGAGGACCTCGTGATCCGCAGGGCCGTGGATGTCCGGGTCTTCAGTCCGGCGCGGCTGGAGGCAGTGCGACGGGTCGCCCCGCGCGCCCGCGCGGCGACCACCTGGTGGGACCCCGAGCTGGTCGAGCAGGCCCGTCGGGAGGCGCCCGAGCGCGACCCCCACCGCCTCGTGTGGATCGGACGCATCGAGAAGCTCAAGGCACCGGAATTCGCGGTCGAGGCGTTCGCCGAGCTGGTCCGCGAGGATCCGGAGACGCCGTGGTCCCTGCACTTCTACGGGCCCGGAACGGAGAGCGATGCCCTGGCACAGCGGATCCAGCACCTGCCGCGGGAGGTCGCCGGGCGGATCACGATCCACGGGCGAGTCGAGCCGCAGGAGGTGGCGCGGGTCCAGGCCTCGTCGGGCGCGTTCCTCATGACCACCTACCCCGGGTACGAGGGCTTCCCCACGGTGATCGTCGAATCGCTGGCTGCCGGGCTGCCCGTGATCTCCACAGAGGGGGCCGACCCCGCAGGACTCGTACAGGACGGGCGCACGGGGTTCACGTCGTCGCGCGATCCCCGTGAGTTCGCCGCGCGGATCCGCGATTGCCTCGAGCTGGACCGCGACAGCCTGCGCACGGCTGTCGCTGCGCTGTCCGCCCCGGCCGTCGTCGAGCGGCTCATGCCGCGCCCGGAGCCGCTCGAGCCCTCGTTCCGCCCGAGCTTCCAGGTGCTGGGAGATCGCCTTCTGCTGGATGGCATGGAGTTCATGGTCGGAACCGAGGGCCAGGTCGACGACGAGCTGGACCGGCTGGCGCACTCCGACCGCCCCGAACTGGTGGTCACCGCCAACGTGGATCATGTCCTGACGCTGCGCACGTCATCGGCGTTGCTGGCCGCCTACCGCACGGCCTCCATGCGACTGGTGGACGGCATGCCGCTCGTGGGACTGGCCCGGCTGCTGGGCCTGGCCCAGGCCGAGCGGCATACCGGAGCGGATCTGCTGCCCCACACGGCGGCTGTGAGCGCAGCCCGGGGATGGCGCATCGTGATCACCGGGGGCGCCGACGATGTCGCCGCCGCGGCGGTCGAGCGGCTGCGCCGAGAGCACCCGGGAGCCGACCTGCACCATGTTCCTTTCCCGTATATGCGAGGCGTCAACGACCCGCTCTCGCAGGAGGTCATCGACCGACTGGCACAGCTGGATCCCGCACTGGTCTTCCTGTGCCTGGGCTCGCCCAAACAGGAGGCCTGGTTCGAGCACTGGCGCCAGCAGCTTCCTCCGGCGGTGTTCGTGGGAGCAGGAGCCGCCGTGGACTTCGCCGCCGGCACCCGCCGTCGCGCTCCGCGGGTTCTGCAGATGATCGGCGGCGAGTGGACCTGGCGTCTGGTGCAGGAGCCTCGGCGCATGGCCTCGCGCTACCTGGGGCGCGGTCCGCGCTTCCTGGGCGTCATCGCCCGCTCAGTGCTCAGCGAGCGGCTGCGCCTGCGCCGCTGA
- a CDS encoding DUF1839 family protein, giving the protein MTATTSAAGLGVAALSPEGFIQHPLHRDESIWSNTNCYLDVWIELLHGLGHAPEPLFAAAVAATAQATQFEFLKVDHRDLEEVTGIRVGEHDIWLGLQEQVMLQLGLGNPMLIEADAFWLPDTRGVSYGQEHTKTSIVVLHADPDTRELVYLHNEGLHRLDGADFEHVLGAGRSQGIVPSPYTELISLAGLRDPQEVDSAAQTRRLLRLHAARAPKSNPVAELMDILRSRFAWLAENGMDGYHALCFETTRQLGVVAMLAAAACRHAEVPELEPAVEAWTAVSKEAKGMQFQLARLARGRGSSALAATMDSAVEHWAQAAEALASWAADGGGSEPAS; this is encoded by the coding sequence ATGACCGCGACGACCTCCGCCGCCGGACTCGGGGTCGCAGCGCTGAGCCCTGAGGGCTTCATCCAGCACCCGCTGCACCGGGATGAGTCCATCTGGTCGAACACGAACTGCTACCTGGACGTGTGGATCGAGCTGCTGCACGGTTTGGGGCATGCACCGGAGCCGCTGTTCGCAGCGGCTGTCGCGGCCACGGCCCAGGCGACGCAGTTCGAGTTCCTCAAGGTGGATCACCGCGACCTCGAGGAGGTCACCGGGATCCGGGTGGGCGAGCACGACATCTGGCTGGGACTGCAGGAGCAGGTCATGCTGCAGCTGGGCCTCGGGAACCCCATGCTGATCGAGGCCGATGCGTTCTGGCTGCCGGACACCCGAGGCGTGTCCTACGGGCAGGAGCACACCAAGACCTCGATCGTCGTGCTGCATGCCGATCCCGACACCCGTGAGCTCGTCTACCTGCACAACGAGGGGCTGCACCGGCTCGACGGCGCGGACTTCGAGCACGTGCTGGGTGCGGGCCGCAGCCAGGGGATCGTGCCCTCGCCCTACACGGAGCTGATCTCCCTGGCCGGCCTGCGCGATCCGCAGGAGGTCGACTCGGCGGCGCAGACCAGGCGCCTGCTGCGGCTGCATGCGGCCAGGGCACCTAAGTCGAACCCGGTCGCCGAGCTGATGGACATCCTACGCTCGCGCTTCGCCTGGCTGGCGGAGAACGGGATGGACGGCTATCACGCGCTGTGCTTCGAGACCACGCGACAGCTCGGCGTGGTCGCCATGCTGGCGGCCGCCGCATGCCGGCATGCCGAGGTGCCCGAGCTCGAACCGGCCGTCGAGGCCTGGACCGCCGTCTCGAAGGAGGCCAAGGGCATGCAGTTCCAGCTGGCCCGGCTGGCTCGCGGCCGGGGCTCCTCGGCCCTGGCGGCCACCATGGACTCCGCGGTCGAGCACTGGGCGCAGGCGGCGGAGGCGCTGGCCTCCTGGGCCGCCGACGGCGGCGGGTCCGAGCCCGCCTCATGA
- a CDS encoding acyl-CoA dehydrogenase family protein encodes MSAPTREHRSGSGEDMERRDWSERIDAVVAAAAAAAADVDAQGRFPQEMLDAAREQLILGAHVPAVHGGLGRSITEICRLVEALGAVCASSAAVIAMHFSQELCLTRHVDLEEDTALSRFTCAVAAEQLLLASSTTEKNIGGDTRTSSCAVVAHDDGSVTVAKSAPVISYGRFADAILVTARRDPEAPASEQSLVVVPREHLSLERTSEWDALGLRGTMSEGFELEGTVSADMVLPVDFATISAQTMLPASHTLWASSWLGLATGAGAVARRFIQKKARSNPGTTPPGALRLAELEVRIQSMIDTVRSSIARFEEAAHDPELATSMHFAIAMNTLKVSTSESVRAIVSEAMVIVGIASYSNTGPFSLARSLRDAMGPSLQVNNDRILNSSASLLTVSKGRA; translated from the coding sequence GTGAGCGCCCCGACGCGCGAGCACCGCAGCGGTTCCGGCGAGGACATGGAGCGCAGGGACTGGTCCGAGCGGATCGACGCCGTGGTCGCTGCCGCAGCGGCTGCGGCAGCCGACGTCGACGCCCAGGGTCGATTTCCCCAGGAGATGCTGGACGCCGCGCGCGAGCAGCTGATCCTGGGCGCTCACGTGCCGGCCGTGCACGGCGGCCTGGGCCGTTCGATCACGGAGATCTGCCGGCTGGTGGAGGCGCTGGGCGCCGTGTGCGCGTCCTCGGCCGCTGTGATCGCCATGCACTTCAGCCAGGAGCTGTGCCTGACCCGCCACGTCGACCTCGAGGAGGACACCGCGCTGTCGCGCTTCACCTGCGCAGTGGCCGCTGAGCAGCTGCTGCTGGCCTCCTCGACGACCGAGAAGAACATCGGCGGCGACACGCGCACGTCGTCGTGCGCGGTCGTGGCCCACGACGACGGCAGCGTCACCGTGGCCAAGTCGGCTCCCGTGATCTCCTACGGGCGCTTCGCCGACGCGATCCTGGTGACGGCGCGCCGTGATCCGGAGGCACCGGCCTCCGAGCAGTCACTGGTGGTCGTGCCGCGCGAGCACCTGAGCCTGGAGCGCACCAGCGAGTGGGATGCCCTGGGCCTGCGCGGCACCATGTCCGAGGGCTTCGAGCTGGAGGGCACCGTGTCGGCAGACATGGTGCTGCCGGTCGACTTCGCGACCATCTCCGCACAGACCATGCTCCCGGCATCGCACACGCTGTGGGCGTCGTCCTGGCTGGGCCTGGCCACCGGAGCCGGTGCCGTGGCTCGGCGCTTCATCCAGAAGAAGGCCCGCTCGAACCCCGGGACCACGCCTCCGGGAGCCCTGCGACTGGCCGAGCTCGAGGTGCGGATCCAGTCGATGATCGACACCGTGCGCAGCTCGATCGCCCGCTTCGAGGAGGCCGCCCATGATCCCGAGCTGGCCACGTCCATGCACTTCGCGATCGCCATGAACACGCTCAAGGTCTCGACCTCCGAGTCCGTGCGCGCGATCGTCTCCGAGGCCATGGTCATCGTGGGCATCGCCTCGTACTCGAACACCGGCCCGTTCTCGCTCGCTCGCTCGCTGCGCGATGCCATGGGGCCGTCGCTGCAGGTCAACAACGACCGCATCCTGAACAGCAGCGCCTCGCTGCTGACCGTCTCCAAGGGACGGGCATGA
- a CDS encoding acyl carrier protein, protein MSSTEEIIAEVRQVVAQHAHLAQDAGSLAESDSLYAAGMTSHASVNVMLGVEDAFDLEFPEQMLTKETFESLESIAAAVRTLEEQQ, encoded by the coding sequence ATGAGCAGCACCGAAGAGATCATCGCCGAGGTCCGTCAGGTCGTCGCGCAGCATGCGCACCTGGCCCAGGACGCCGGCTCGCTGGCCGAATCCGACAGCCTCTATGCGGCGGGAATGACCTCGCACGCCTCCGTCAATGTGATGCTCGGGGTGGAGGACGCCTTCGATCTCGAGTTCCCGGAGCAGATGCTGACCAAGGAGACCTTCGAGAGCCTCGAATCCATCGCCGCCGCCGTGCGCACCCTCGAGGAGCAGCAGTGA
- a CDS encoding glycosyltransferase, translating to MEHSPAIDVLHVVEAFGGGVAAAVRDYVRDLPEARHHIVCRLRPEADALGAQWRQDFASVTAITGGQLGAVRTVRETIRELHPAVVHSHSSYAGVWARVAGIGLDGFRSVYTPHAWAFAREDKSRLERAAFRGVERVLLHRTDVLAGCSRAELAPPRAWRSDVELVHVPNIAELDADSTPTLVQQPSDPRGLLIVGSGRLTAQKDPAWFRAAAEAVRTEGHAVRALWVGGGDQQMQAQLESAGIEVTGWIPPAQVERHLAEADLHLRTAAWEGFPITVLEAARLGRPIAVRSIQAFHEVSLPVVLDRSSDLAKRWERIAERATREQMVSQQDRALRENCAGVQHDRLAQAYGLEVRPWGVGGRGAPARQSATQSVDGVTRETEGSAELAGYAGPSR from the coding sequence ATGGAGCACAGCCCTGCCATCGACGTCCTGCACGTCGTCGAGGCATTCGGCGGAGGCGTGGCCGCAGCCGTGCGCGACTACGTCCGGGATCTGCCCGAGGCTCGTCACCACATCGTGTGCCGGCTGCGCCCGGAGGCCGATGCTCTCGGAGCGCAGTGGCGCCAGGACTTCGCCTCCGTCACCGCCATCACCGGCGGTCAGCTGGGTGCCGTGCGCACCGTCCGCGAGACCATCCGCGAGCTGCATCCGGCCGTCGTGCACTCGCACTCCAGCTACGCCGGAGTGTGGGCCCGCGTTGCCGGCATCGGGCTCGACGGCTTCCGCTCGGTCTACACCCCGCACGCGTGGGCGTTCGCCCGCGAGGACAAGTCGCGGCTCGAGCGCGCGGCATTCCGCGGCGTCGAGCGCGTCCTGCTGCACCGCACGGACGTCCTGGCCGGCTGCTCGCGCGCCGAGCTGGCGCCGCCGCGCGCCTGGCGCTCGGACGTCGAGCTGGTCCACGTCCCCAACATCGCCGAGCTCGATGCGGACTCGACCCCCACTCTGGTGCAGCAGCCCTCGGATCCTCGAGGCCTCCTGATCGTGGGCTCGGGTCGCCTGACCGCGCAGAAGGACCCCGCGTGGTTCCGCGCTGCGGCGGAGGCCGTGCGCACCGAGGGCCATGCCGTGCGCGCGCTGTGGGTCGGAGGCGGCGATCAGCAGATGCAGGCGCAGCTGGAGTCGGCCGGCATCGAGGTCACCGGGTGGATACCCCCTGCTCAGGTGGAGCGCCACCTGGCAGAGGCGGATCTGCACCTGCGCACGGCGGCCTGGGAGGGCTTCCCCATCACCGTCCTCGAGGCGGCGCGCCTGGGGCGGCCCATCGCCGTGCGCTCGATCCAGGCCTTCCACGAGGTCTCGCTGCCCGTCGTGCTCGATCGGTCCTCGGATCTCGCCAAGCGCTGGGAGCGGATCGCTGAGCGCGCCACTCGCGAGCAGATGGTCTCTCAGCAGGACCGGGCACTGCGGGAGAACTGCGCCGGTGTCCAGCACGACAGGCTCGCCCAGGCCTACGGGCTCGAGGTCCGGCCATGGGGCGTGGGCGGACGAGGGGCTCCGGCGCGGCAGAGCGCGACGCAGAGCGTCGACGGGGTGACGCGCGAGACCGAGGGCTCCGCGGAGCTGGCAGGATATGCCGGTCCGAGCCGCTGA
- a CDS encoding DUF2505 domain-containing protein: protein MAVNASQTINAPVEKVIETFTDEAFNRHVAERGGATLVSQNVEGDTSGPFKVTIVRSMGAEKLPDIAKKFVKGGLTVTQVDTWSGPRDNGSRDIQTEVSVGGMPVSGSGTQTLTAKGETTDVAVDVTVKANIPLVGGKVASAAEPYVGKALSLQSREADAWIASH, encoded by the coding sequence ATGGCCGTCAACGCCAGCCAGACCATCAATGCCCCCGTCGAGAAGGTCATCGAGACCTTCACCGATGAGGCCTTCAACCGCCATGTCGCCGAGCGCGGCGGCGCGACCCTGGTGTCCCAGAACGTCGAGGGCGACACCTCGGGCCCGTTCAAGGTCACGATCGTGCGCAGCATGGGCGCGGAGAAGCTGCCGGACATCGCGAAGAAGTTCGTCAAGGGCGGGCTCACCGTGACCCAGGTCGACACCTGGTCCGGTCCTCGCGACAACGGCTCCCGCGACATCCAGACCGAGGTCTCCGTGGGCGGCATGCCCGTCTCGGGCTCCGGCACGCAGACCCTGACCGCCAAGGGCGAGACCACCGACGTCGCCGTGGACGTCACCGTCAAGGCCAACATCCCGCTGGTCGGCGGCAAGGTCGCCTCGGCCGCCGAGCCCTATGTGGGCAAGGCCCTGAGCCTGCAGTCCCGAGAGGCCGACGCCTGGATCGCCTCGCACTGA
- the nhaA gene encoding Na+/H+ antiporter NhaA, which produces MPQEHAAHRSPLLRLGDALRQDLVGGVLLLVALVAALVLANTPAESLYFGVRDAEVGIHAVPGLTHTVGEWAADGLLAIFFFLTGLELKASFVDGELHNPAKAAVPIVAAFGGAAVPAIIYAVLNLTAGSDPSTIQGWAIPTATDIAFAVSVLAVVGSALPVAMRTFLLTLAVVDDLIAIVIIAIFYSHGFSFLPLLASFAVLAVYWVLTHRFASFFMARAWAAWVILLPLGFVVWILMYNSGIHATIAGVLLGFATPVLKTRPHVINDEDPAQGLAPTLEHRFRPLSNGLAVPIFAFFSAGVAVGGVEGIRSAGTDTVAVGIVLGLVFGKMIGVFSSAWLMDRFTPASKDRDYQWIDMAGLAMVAGIGFTVSLLVAELSFGIGSPHNDHAKVGILFGSTIAALLGGGLLVARNRHYKRLRDEGAEVDTMG; this is translated from the coding sequence ATGCCCCAGGAACACGCAGCCCACAGATCGCCTCTGCTCCGTCTCGGGGACGCGCTGCGACAGGATCTGGTGGGCGGCGTGCTGCTGCTCGTGGCGCTGGTCGCGGCCCTCGTCCTGGCCAACACGCCCGCCGAGTCCCTCTACTTCGGAGTGCGCGACGCCGAGGTCGGCATCCACGCCGTCCCGGGCCTCACGCACACCGTCGGCGAATGGGCCGCCGACGGCCTCCTGGCGATCTTCTTCTTCCTGACCGGCCTGGAGCTCAAGGCCTCCTTCGTGGACGGCGAGCTGCACAATCCGGCCAAGGCCGCCGTGCCGATCGTGGCGGCCTTCGGCGGCGCCGCCGTGCCCGCGATCATCTACGCGGTGCTCAACCTGACCGCCGGCTCGGACCCCTCGACCATCCAGGGCTGGGCCATCCCCACCGCCACGGACATCGCCTTCGCGGTCTCCGTGCTGGCCGTGGTGGGCTCCGCGCTGCCGGTGGCCATGCGCACCTTCCTGCTCACGCTGGCCGTGGTCGATGACCTCATCGCGATCGTCATCATCGCCATCTTCTACAGCCACGGCTTCAGCTTCCTGCCCCTGCTGGCCTCGTTCGCCGTGCTGGCCGTGTACTGGGTGCTGACCCACCGCTTCGCCTCGTTCTTCATGGCGCGGGCCTGGGCCGCCTGGGTCATCCTGCTGCCCCTGGGCTTCGTGGTGTGGATCCTCATGTACAACAGCGGCATCCACGCCACGATCGCCGGCGTGCTGCTCGGCTTCGCGACCCCTGTGCTGAAGACCCGTCCGCACGTGATCAACGACGAGGACCCCGCCCAGGGCCTGGCCCCGACCCTCGAGCACCGCTTCCGCCCGCTGTCCAACGGACTGGCCGTTCCGATCTTCGCCTTCTTCTCCGCCGGTGTGGCCGTCGGAGGCGTCGAGGGCATCCGCTCGGCGGGCACCGACACCGTGGCCGTCGGCATCGTGCTGGGACTGGTCTTCGGCAAGATGATCGGCGTCTTCAGCTCCGCATGGCTGATGGACCGGTTCACCCCTGCCAGCAAGGACCGCGACTACCAGTGGATCGACATGGCGGGCCTGGCCATGGTGGCCGGCATCGGCTTCACGGTCTCGCTGCTGGTCGCCGAGCTGTCCTTCGGCATCGGCTCCCCGCACAACGACCACGCCAAGGTCGGCATCCTCTTCGGCTCCACGATCGCCGCGCTGCTGGGCGGCGGCCTGCTCGTGGCCCGCAACCGCCACTACAAGAGGCTGCGCGACGAGGGCGCCGAGGTCGACACCATGGGCTGA
- the sufU gene encoding Fe-S cluster assembly sulfur transfer protein SufU: MSELDQMYQEVILDHSKRRIGEGLAAEIREQPGQDAVTQPVGQESAAGADHEYNPTCGDEIRLRVGLRGEAVESVTWEGDGCSISMAAASVLSEMAPGSSLEELREQLEAFREMLHSRGRIEPDVELLGDAAAFAGVSRFVARVKCAALGWVAAEKAIERAQAGQQG; the protein is encoded by the coding sequence ATGAGCGAGCTCGATCAGATGTACCAGGAGGTCATCCTGGACCACTCCAAGCGCCGCATCGGCGAGGGCCTGGCGGCCGAGATCCGGGAGCAGCCCGGGCAGGACGCCGTCACGCAGCCGGTGGGGCAGGAGAGCGCCGCCGGGGCGGACCACGAGTACAACCCCACCTGCGGCGATGAGATCCGGCTGCGGGTGGGCCTGCGCGGTGAGGCCGTCGAGTCCGTGACCTGGGAGGGCGATGGCTGCTCGATCTCCATGGCCGCGGCCTCCGTGCTCTCGGAGATGGCGCCCGGATCCTCGCTGGAGGAGCTGCGCGAGCAGCTGGAGGCCTTCCGCGAGATGCTGCACTCGCGCGGTCGCATCGAGCCGGATGTCGAGCTGCTGGGCGACGCCGCGGCCTTCGCCGGCGTCTCGCGCTTCGTCGCCCGGGTCAAGTGCGCGGCGCTGGGCTGGGTCGCGGCCGAGAAGGCGATCGAGCGGGCTCAGGCCGGGCAGCAGGGCTGA
- a CDS encoding SufS family cysteine desulfurase — MDTPNGPLDDAEARRLAADFPILQRELDGRRLVYLDSGATSQRPVSVLDAERSFLETSYAAVHRGAHTLAVEATDAFEDARRTVAGFVGAQEEEIVWTSNATEGLNLLTYAFSNATAGSNGATEASQRFRLGPGDEIVITEAEHHANLVPWQELCARTGASLRWIPVDDRGLLELEALEEVVTERTRVLAFAHVSNVTGAVNDVSALVAAARRVGALVVLDACQSVPHFPVDFHALDVDFAVFSGHKMLGPTGIGALWGRRELLEALPTFLTGGSMITRVTMESSEYMPAPTRFEAGTQRISQAVALAEAVRYLEGIGMSRIEARETELGQRLAAGIEQMPGIRLVGPPAGQPRVGLASVVVDGVHSHDVGQLLDVAGVAVRVGHHCAQPLHRRLGTAATTRASAYVHSTTEDIDRFLEELGKVRAYFRVGEDTSAASSGKERA, encoded by the coding sequence ATGGACACCCCGAACGGACCCCTCGACGACGCCGAGGCCCGGCGCCTGGCCGCCGATTTCCCGATCCTGCAGCGCGAGCTCGACGGCCGCAGGCTGGTCTACCTGGACTCCGGGGCCACCTCCCAGCGCCCCGTCAGCGTGCTGGATGCCGAGCGCTCCTTCCTGGAGACGTCCTACGCCGCCGTGCACCGCGGCGCGCACACCCTGGCCGTCGAGGCCACGGACGCCTTCGAGGACGCTCGCCGCACGGTCGCCGGCTTCGTCGGCGCGCAGGAGGAGGAGATCGTGTGGACCTCGAACGCCACCGAGGGCCTGAACCTGCTCACCTACGCCTTCTCGAACGCGACCGCAGGCTCCAACGGTGCCACCGAGGCCTCGCAGCGCTTCCGCCTGGGTCCCGGCGACGAGATCGTGATCACCGAGGCCGAGCACCACGCCAACCTGGTGCCGTGGCAGGAGCTGTGCGCTCGCACCGGAGCCTCGCTGCGCTGGATCCCGGTCGACGACCGCGGCCTCCTCGAGCTCGAGGCCCTCGAGGAGGTCGTGACCGAGCGGACCAGGGTGCTGGCCTTCGCCCACGTCTCCAACGTCACCGGCGCCGTCAACGACGTCTCCGCGCTGGTCGCGGCGGCGCGCCGGGTGGGAGCGCTCGTGGTGCTCGACGCCTGCCAGTCGGTGCCGCACTTCCCGGTGGACTTCCATGCCCTCGACGTCGACTTCGCCGTGTTCTCCGGGCACAAGATGCTCGGGCCCACGGGCATCGGCGCGCTCTGGGGCCGCCGCGAGCTGCTCGAGGCGCTGCCCACCTTCCTGACCGGCGGGTCCATGATCACGCGGGTCACCATGGAGTCCAGCGAGTACATGCCGGCCCCCACCCGGTTCGAGGCCGGCACCCAGCGCATCTCCCAGGCGGTCGCCCTGGCGGAGGCCGTGCGCTACCTCGAAGGCATCGGCATGTCCCGGATCGAGGCCCGCGAGACCGAGCTCGGCCAGCGCCTGGCCGCCGGCATCGAGCAGATGCCCGGAATCCGGCTCGTGGGCCCGCCCGCCGGGCAGCCCCGTGTGGGCCTGGCCTCCGTGGTGGTGGACGGCGTGCACTCCCACGACGTCGGCCAGCTGCTCGACGTCGCAGGGGTGGCCGTGCGCGTGGGGCACCACTGCGCCCAGCCGCTGCACCGGCGGCTCGGCACCGCGGCGACCACACGGGCCAGCGCCTACGTGCACAGCACCACGGAGGACATCGACCGGTTCCTGGAGGAGCTGGGAAAGGTGCGGGCCTACTTCCGGGTCGGCGAGGACACCAGCGCCGCCAGCAGCGGGAAGGAGAGGGCATGA
- the pth gene encoding aminoacyl-tRNA hydrolase, with the protein MTTDRWIVVGLGNPGPQYAATRHNVGQMVLDELAGRTGGSFSAHRSRAQVIETRLRPGGPRLVLAKPLTYMNTSGGPVSALLKYYDATPEQLIVVHDELDIPFDTLRLKRGGGEGGHNGLRDISKATGTKDYLRVRVGVGRPPGRMDTADYVLRPFGSAEAKDLPLHLDRAADAVERIIDDGLTAAQNAFHSS; encoded by the coding sequence ATGACGACCGATCGCTGGATCGTGGTGGGACTGGGCAATCCCGGTCCCCAGTACGCGGCCACCCGCCACAACGTGGGCCAGATGGTGCTCGACGAGCTCGCCGGCCGCACCGGAGGCAGCTTCTCGGCGCACAGGTCGCGGGCCCAGGTCATCGAGACCCGCCTGCGCCCGGGCGGCCCGCGCCTGGTGCTGGCCAAGCCGCTGACGTACATGAACACGTCGGGCGGGCCGGTGAGCGCGCTGCTGAAGTACTACGACGCGACCCCGGAGCAGCTGATCGTGGTCCACGACGAGCTCGACATCCCCTTCGACACCCTGCGCCTCAAGCGCGGCGGCGGCGAGGGCGGGCACAACGGGCTGCGCGACATCTCCAAGGCCACCGGCACCAAGGACTACCTGCGCGTGCGGGTGGGGGTGGGGCGTCCTCCGGGGCGCATGGACACCGCCGACTACGTGCTGCGCCCGTTCGGCTCGGCCGAGGCCAAGGACCTGCCGCTGCACCTGGACCGGGCGGCCGATGCCGTCGAGCGGATCATCGACGACGGCCTCACCGCCGCCCAGAACGCCTTCCACAGCTCCTGA
- a CDS encoding 50S ribosomal protein L25/general stress protein Ctc translates to MADTTKVPGEVRTDFGKGYARRIRQADKIPAVIYGAGHDPIHVSLPGHDMMLISRNANAVIEVLADDGQKHLAMLKDIQRHPIRPEIYHIDLLTVKRGQKVEVDLPINVTGEVDPSAIYTQEETTLTVMADALNVPEQVELDIEGRTPGEHALVSDIVVPSGVEVLTDPETMVINVSEPIEQDLGEEPETEGAEGESGEESGESEGGEASDEESSDSE, encoded by the coding sequence ATGGCTGATACCACCAAGGTCCCCGGCGAGGTCCGCACCGACTTCGGCAAGGGCTACGCCCGCCGCATCCGCCAGGCCGACAAGATCCCCGCCGTCATCTACGGCGCCGGTCACGATCCCATCCACGTGTCCCTTCCGGGCCACGACATGATGCTGATCTCCCGCAATGCCAACGCCGTGATCGAGGTCCTGGCCGATGACGGCCAGAAGCACCTGGCCATGCTCAAGGACATCCAGCGCCACCCGATCCGCCCGGAGATCTACCACATCGATCTGCTGACGGTGAAGCGCGGCCAGAAGGTCGAGGTCGACCTGCCGATCAACGTCACCGGCGAGGTCGACCCCTCCGCGATCTACACGCAGGAGGAGACCACTCTCACCGTCATGGCCGACGCCCTGAACGTCCCGGAGCAGGTCGAGCTCGACATCGAGGGCCGCACGCCGGGCGAGCACGCGCTCGTGTCGGACATCGTGGTGCCGTCGGGCGTCGAGGTCCTCACCGACCCCGAGACCATGGTCATCAACGTCTCCGAGCCCATCGAGCAGGATCTCGGCGAGGAGCCGGAGACCGAGGGCGCCGAGGGCGAGTCCGGCGAGGAGTCGGGCGAGTCCGAGGGCGGCGAGGCTTCCGACGAGGAGTCCTCCGACTCCGAGTGA